The Chloroflexota bacterium genome window below encodes:
- a CDS encoding cbb3-type cytochrome c oxidase subunit I, translating into MAVNPKKLRPYDQPPKVRRPIFPREPDNAATAFLVAALLWFLTATGIGLLWVAYQLLPDQLTLRLEMPTLSGVLSFELSPATTASGFWNSLVYGWLANAGLGAIFFITPRLLGTRLVSETMASGAAALWNVGLVAGLAALYVPQLSGSGVLTEFPLPVAGVLLLALLLANGAFWRTVMASAQQLPYVSIWYFGVALLALLGLYGLIGLAELLSVMQVLSLSAAGEALANAFYVRALETLCLGGLAIGTLYYVIPRAAANPLYSWGLAMLGWLLWLGLSTLAPLASLVDVSVPFAITQIGNVATFMLVIPAFLVVANLLLSLSGRWTLVLSPGTVPFALVALTFLTATALLEAIGSLGSVHKLVGSTEWGVGVRLFALLGTATLAFLALADHAFPRLLRRDWGGTLLAEATLWAAFAGAGLAGLALIFGGVAHGSLLAQAAPAEEIDGLVLWFRLVLGAGISLSALAAAVLALNVFLMYTSARRAEYAVVVGDAAAAPAAQ; encoded by the coding sequence ATGGCCGTGAACCCCAAGAAGCTGCGACCGTACGACCAGCCGCCGAAGGTCCGTCGCCCGATCTTTCCCAGGGAGCCGGACAACGCCGCGACCGCGTTCCTGGTGGCCGCGCTGCTCTGGTTCCTGACCGCCACCGGGATCGGGTTGCTGTGGGTCGCCTACCAGCTCCTCCCGGACCAGCTCACCCTGCGCCTGGAGATGCCCACCCTCAGCGGCGTGCTCAGCTTCGAGCTGAGCCCCGCCACCACGGCCTCCGGCTTCTGGAATTCGCTCGTCTACGGCTGGCTCGCGAATGCCGGCCTGGGAGCCATCTTCTTCATCACGCCTCGTCTGCTGGGAACGCGATTGGTGAGCGAGACGATGGCGTCCGGCGCCGCCGCACTCTGGAACGTGGGCCTCGTGGCCGGCCTGGCGGCGCTCTACGTGCCCCAGCTCTCCGGCTCCGGCGTGCTCACGGAGTTCCCGCTGCCGGTGGCCGGGGTGCTGCTGCTGGCCCTGTTGCTTGCCAACGGAGCGTTCTGGCGCACGGTCATGGCATCCGCGCAGCAACTCCCGTACGTCAGCATCTGGTACTTCGGCGTGGCGCTGCTCGCGCTGCTGGGCCTGTACGGCCTGATCGGCCTCGCGGAGCTGCTCAGCGTCATGCAGGTGCTCAGCCTCTCCGCAGCCGGCGAAGCGTTGGCCAACGCTTTCTATGTGCGCGCCCTGGAGACCCTGTGCTTGGGCGGCCTCGCCATCGGCACGCTGTACTACGTTATTCCACGCGCCGCCGCCAACCCGCTCTACTCCTGGGGCCTGGCCATGCTCGGCTGGCTCCTCTGGCTCGGGCTGAGCACCCTGGCGCCCCTGGCCAGTCTGGTTGACGTCTCGGTCCCGTTCGCCATCACCCAGATCGGCAACGTGGCGACATTCATGCTGGTGATTCCTGCCTTCCTGGTGGTCGCCAACCTGCTGCTCAGCCTCAGCGGACGCTGGACGCTCGTCCTGTCGCCGGGCACGGTCCCGTTCGCGCTGGTGGCTCTCACCTTCCTGACCGCCACGGCGCTGCTCGAGGCGATCGGCTCGCTCGGCTCGGTGCACAAGCTGGTCGGCAGCACCGAATGGGGGGTCGGCGTCCGGCTCTTCGCGCTGCTCGGGACGGCCACCCTCGCGTTCCTGGCCCTGGCCGATCACGCCTTCCCTCGCCTGCTGCGTCGCGACTGGGGAGGGACGCTGCTCGCCGAGGCGACGCTATGGGCCGCCTTCGCCGGGGCCGGACTGGCCGGCCTGGCGCTGATCTTTGGCGGTGTGGCGCATGGCTCGCTGCTGGCGCAGGCTGCGCCAGCCGAGGAGATCGACGGGTTGGTCCTCTGGTTCCGGCTCGTGCTCGGGGCGGGGATCAGCCTGAGCGCCCTGGCAGCCGCGGTGCTGGCCCTGAACGTGTTCCTGATGTACACCAGCGCCCGTCGCGCCGAATACGCGGTCGTTGTCGGCGACGCGGCTGCCGCGCCGGCGGCGCAGTGA
- a CDS encoding saccharopine dehydrogenase C-terminal domain-containing protein: MRVLLVGVGTVGEAIARMCAQREWCELMVLADYDLDRVTALQATLGDKKRFPAERMDARDAGAVADLARRHRVDLVMNAVDPRFVMPIFDGALAAGANYIDMATSLSRPHPENPFQLPGVKLGDEQFARSAEWERAGRLALLGMGMDPGLTDVFAAHAAKHLFDEVHEVHIRDGGDLHIPGYAFAPVFSIWTTIEECLNPPVEWDGERGDWITTQPFSAPEAFPFPAGIGLVECVNVEHEEVLLVPRYLKGVRRVTFKYALGSDFIAKLQFLHDIGLDRVEPVRVRGVDVSPRDVVAAVVPDPITMGDKMVGRAVVGTWVIGQKDGRSREVFLYQMADAAETLRTTGSQVVGWQTGFNPVIAMELLASGAWSGSGVHAPEAFDPDPYLALLDRYGIHHAMLEMEPGAHRPT, from the coding sequence ATGCGCGTGCTGCTGGTCGGGGTTGGCACCGTCGGCGAGGCGATCGCACGCATGTGCGCGCAGCGCGAATGGTGCGAGCTGATGGTGCTGGCCGATTACGACCTCGACCGCGTCACGGCCTTGCAGGCCACCCTGGGGGATAAGAAACGCTTCCCGGCCGAGCGAATGGATGCGCGGGATGCCGGTGCGGTCGCCGATCTTGCCCGGCGCCACCGCGTCGACCTGGTGATGAACGCGGTCGATCCGCGCTTCGTGATGCCCATCTTCGACGGGGCGCTGGCCGCCGGCGCCAATTACATCGACATGGCCACCAGCCTCTCGCGCCCACACCCGGAGAATCCATTCCAGCTGCCCGGGGTCAAGCTCGGCGACGAGCAGTTCGCGCGCTCGGCGGAATGGGAGCGGGCAGGGCGGCTCGCCCTGCTGGGGATGGGCATGGATCCCGGCCTGACCGACGTCTTTGCGGCTCATGCCGCCAAGCACCTGTTCGACGAGGTCCACGAGGTCCACATCCGCGACGGTGGCGACCTGCACATCCCCGGCTACGCCTTCGCCCCGGTCTTCAGCATCTGGACCACGATCGAGGAGTGCCTCAACCCGCCGGTCGAGTGGGACGGCGAGCGTGGCGACTGGATCACGACCCAGCCGTTCAGCGCGCCAGAGGCGTTTCCGTTCCCGGCGGGGATCGGCCTGGTCGAGTGCGTCAACGTCGAGCACGAGGAGGTGCTGCTGGTGCCGCGCTACCTGAAGGGCGTGCGGCGGGTTACCTTCAAGTACGCGCTGGGGAGCGACTTCATCGCCAAGCTCCAGTTCCTGCATGACATCGGCCTGGACAGGGTGGAGCCGGTCCGCGTGCGCGGAGTTGACGTCTCGCCCCGCGATGTGGTCGCGGCGGTGGTGCCGGACCCGATCACCATGGGCGACAAGATGGTCGGGCGGGCGGTGGTCGGCACCTGGGTCATCGGTCAGAAGGATGGCAGGTCACGCGAGGTCTTCCTGTACCAGATGGCCGATGCCGCCGAGACGCTGCGCACCACCGGGTCGCAGGTGGTCGGCTGGCAGACCGGCTTCAACCCGGTGATCGCGATGGAGCTGCTCGCCAGCGGAGCCTGGTCGGGGAGCGGAGTCCACGCGCCGGAGGCCTTCGACCCGGATCCGTACCTCGCGCTCCTCGACCGGTACGGGATCCATCATGCGATGCTCGAGATGGAGCCCGGAGCGCATCGGCCAACCTGA
- a CDS encoding proline dehydrogenase family protein: MRQLLLWMARNRLLKRWLPRIWFVRRAVRRFMPGETVEEALDAAEFFRPHGIGILFTQLGENLTELAEAEAVADHYHALLDMIAARGMDAEISVKPTQLGLDLDRDAAERLLSGLADHAAQRNRLVWLDMEGSAYTDPTLDLYRSLKEKHPNIGICLQAYLRRTPADVHALLSLKPAIRLVKGAYDEPASIAFRRRDEVSAAFQSLCVLMLPYAVKGELRLGMGTHDTKLIERVAAHAEAVGFAKDAFEVEMLYGIRQKEQLRLASEGYRVLALIAYGEAWYAWYIRRLAERPANVWFALRQIFG, from the coding sequence ATGCGCCAGCTCCTCCTCTGGATGGCCCGCAATCGCCTCCTGAAGCGATGGCTCCCGCGTATCTGGTTCGTTCGTCGTGCGGTCCGCCGCTTCATGCCGGGGGAGACGGTCGAGGAGGCGCTCGACGCGGCGGAGTTCTTTCGGCCGCACGGCATTGGGATCCTGTTCACGCAGCTCGGCGAGAACCTGACCGAGCTCGCCGAGGCGGAGGCGGTCGCCGACCACTATCACGCCCTCCTCGACATGATCGCGGCGCGCGGCATGGATGCCGAGATCAGCGTCAAGCCGACGCAGCTGGGCCTGGATCTCGACCGCGACGCCGCCGAGCGCCTCCTCTCCGGCCTGGCTGACCACGCAGCGCAACGCAACAGGCTGGTGTGGCTCGACATGGAGGGGAGCGCCTACACGGATCCGACCCTCGATCTGTATCGGTCGCTGAAGGAGAAGCACCCGAACATCGGCATCTGCCTGCAGGCCTACCTGCGCCGAACCCCGGCCGACGTCCACGCCCTGCTTTCACTGAAACCGGCGATCCGACTTGTCAAGGGCGCCTACGACGAGCCGGCCAGCATCGCCTTCCGCCGCAGGGACGAGGTGAGCGCCGCCTTCCAGTCGCTCTGCGTGCTGATGCTCCCGTATGCCGTGAAGGGCGAGCTGCGGCTGGGGATGGGCACGCATGACACGAAGCTCATCGAGCGGGTCGCGGCACACGCCGAGGCCGTCGGCTTCGCGAAGGACGCCTTCGAGGTCGAGATGCTGTACGGCATCCGCCAGAAGGAGCAGCTCCGCCTCGCGTCGGAGGGATACCGCGTCCTCGCCCTGATCGCGTACGGTGAGGCCTGGTACGCGTGGTACATACGGCGGCTGGCCGAACGACCGGCCAACGTGTGGTTCGCCCTGCGCCAGATCTTCGGCTGA
- a CDS encoding alpha/beta hydrolase, whose translation MRAISVADGQASIRYLEVPGADPPLVWLHGLICSSTGELMPVAVQPPLRGRRSLLVDLLGHGYSDKPDAFSYTLEHHAETVITLLEALDVDRCALIGHSMGGTVATLVAAARPAAVAALVLAEPGIEPAGVLAPGIAEQTEDDFAERGFTEFLASMRTAAAENPKAPPAAHIGITQLINPRALHRASVSLMRGTKPTIRSLLRELDLPRFYLGGENSDQALPPQDDLTVTGMVWMTVPNSGHAMGLMNPHGFAQTVAAALGSASV comes from the coding sequence ATGCGTGCGATCTCTGTCGCGGACGGACAAGCATCCATCCGGTACCTCGAGGTCCCCGGCGCCGATCCCCCACTGGTGTGGCTCCATGGCCTCATCTGCTCGTCCACCGGCGAGCTCATGCCCGTGGCGGTCCAGCCACCGCTCCGAGGACGTCGCTCGCTGCTGGTCGACCTCCTGGGCCACGGCTACAGCGACAAGCCCGATGCATTCAGCTACACGCTCGAGCATCACGCCGAGACCGTCATCACGCTGCTCGAGGCCCTCGACGTGGACCGCTGCGCGCTGATCGGCCACAGCATGGGCGGCACCGTCGCGACCCTGGTTGCCGCAGCTCGTCCTGCTGCAGTGGCGGCCCTGGTGCTGGCCGAGCCGGGGATCGAACCCGCGGGGGTTCTGGCGCCCGGCATCGCCGAGCAGACCGAGGACGATTTCGCCGAGCGGGGCTTCACCGAGTTCCTCGCAAGCATGCGCACGGCGGCGGCGGAGAACCCGAAGGCCCCGCCGGCCGCGCACATCGGAATCACGCAGCTCATCAATCCGCGCGCTCTGCATCGGGCCTCGGTCTCGCTCATGCGGGGGACTAAGCCGACGATCCGCTCATTGCTGCGCGAGCTGGACCTGCCGCGCTTCTACCTCGGTGGCGAGAACAGTGACCAGGCGCTTCCCCCGCAGGACGATCTCACGGTGACCGGCATGGTGTGGATGACGGTGCCGAATAGCGGACACGCCATGGGGCTGATGAACCCACACGGGTTCGCCCAAACGGTGGCGGCGGCATTGGGTAGTGCATCAGTTTGA
- a CDS encoding cupin: MELVERKNFDAPDEAADPYEKSHGDWIELMGQDIGRITGQPGWNWTEHSAPVDGTERCERFHVKLFVAGRFAVAYEDGTQVEFGPGDIAVIQPGHDAWVVGDEPVVYFSLGSLFKTAAGG; this comes from the coding sequence GTGGAACTAGTAGAGCGCAAGAATTTCGATGCGCCGGACGAGGCGGCAGACCCTTACGAGAAGTCCCACGGCGACTGGATCGAGTTGATGGGCCAGGACATCGGAAGGATAACGGGTCAGCCAGGCTGGAATTGGACCGAGCACTCGGCTCCCGTGGATGGCACCGAACGCTGTGAACGATTTCACGTCAAGCTGTTCGTCGCCGGTCGGTTCGCGGTCGCCTACGAGGACGGGACACAGGTTGAGTTCGGACCCGGTGACATCGCTGTGATCCAGCCGGGACACGACGCGTGGGTCGTCGGCGACGAACCGGTCGTGTACTTCTCCCTGGGATCGCTATTCAAGACGGCCGCGGGTGGGTGA
- a CDS encoding urea carboxylase-associated family protein: MATTDWPVERIVVPAREGRAVRVAAGQHFRVVDLEGSQVGDLFAFVAADVSEFVSAEHTRVHISRLFPRVGESFLSNRRRPLLTMLVDRSPGYHDMLCAACDPTRYAGLGVHGWHASCQENLERAMAGLGFTDVEVPQPINLFMNIPVHPDGTIGWEPARSRAGDHVELRAEMELIVILSACPQDLVPISGDRLSALAIELLGDA, encoded by the coding sequence ATGGCCACGACTGATTGGCCTGTAGAGCGGATCGTCGTCCCTGCCCGCGAGGGTCGAGCGGTCCGCGTGGCTGCGGGACAGCACTTTCGCGTGGTTGACCTGGAGGGGAGCCAGGTCGGCGATCTCTTCGCGTTCGTGGCCGCGGACGTGAGCGAGTTCGTGAGCGCCGAGCACACGCGAGTCCACATCTCGCGCCTCTTCCCTCGCGTCGGGGAGAGCTTCCTCTCCAACCGCCGTCGGCCGCTGCTGACCATGCTCGTCGACCGGAGCCCCGGGTACCACGACATGCTGTGCGCCGCCTGCGATCCGACCAGGTATGCCGGCCTCGGCGTGCACGGCTGGCACGCGTCGTGTCAGGAGAACCTCGAGCGGGCCATGGCGGGGCTCGGGTTCACCGACGTCGAGGTCCCCCAGCCAATCAACCTGTTCATGAACATCCCCGTCCACCCGGACGGCACCATCGGCTGGGAACCGGCCCGCAGCCGCGCGGGTGACCACGTGGAGCTGCGCGCCGAGATGGAGCTGATCGTGATCCTGTCGGCGTGTCCGCAGGACCTCGTCCCGATCAGCGGCGACAGGCTGAGCGCGCTCGCGATCGAGCTCTTGGGTGACGCTTGA
- a CDS encoding amidase produces MEGYLERCSRAVRERRISAAELVEESLRRIESAAELNAVVALRAEEAMAEARACDDALGAGRAEGPLVGLPLLVKDIEDAAGLPTTFGSLLHADAPPAKIDGAVAARLRAAGAILLGKTNVPEFAFEGYTDNRLFGPTRNPWAPAWSPGGSSGGSAAALAAGLVPIVTATDVGGSVRIPAAACGLVGLKPTAGLIGRDRILVSLELNNHGPLTWTVADAAALLSILTGPVAGDPGALPPWRPTGGGLPRRVIAVARLAPGPPLPATVERSFAAALRVVESDLGLPVELLGSTAIFPSGYDPGDWFRLVGVEQAWALGRGVIEQRAAEFDPVFAGYMRRALEIGIEEYLAARQARLRHTRELDDLLDESTVLLSPTLTVEGWSVDGRLPGASLSGLPSEVFNTEPANLTGHPAISLPAGRHPNGVPFGLQAIGPRFGEDLLLAFAVAWEAARPWPPVADGYSAFPPG; encoded by the coding sequence GTGGAAGGATATCTGGAGCGGTGCTCCCGAGCGGTGCGCGAGCGCCGTATCTCCGCGGCCGAGCTGGTGGAGGAGAGCCTGCGACGCATCGAAAGCGCCGCAGAGCTGAATGCGGTCGTGGCGCTCCGGGCGGAAGAGGCGATGGCCGAGGCTCGCGCCTGTGACGACGCCCTGGGCGCCGGTCGTGCGGAGGGGCCGCTGGTCGGCCTGCCGCTGCTGGTCAAAGACATCGAGGACGCTGCGGGTCTCCCCACGACCTTCGGATCGCTCCTGCACGCCGATGCACCGCCGGCGAAGATCGATGGGGCGGTTGCCGCCAGGCTCCGCGCCGCCGGCGCGATCCTGCTCGGCAAGACGAACGTACCCGAGTTCGCCTTCGAGGGATATACCGACAACCGCCTCTTCGGACCGACCCGCAACCCGTGGGCCCCGGCCTGGTCGCCGGGCGGCTCGAGCGGCGGCTCCGCAGCTGCACTGGCGGCGGGCCTGGTGCCGATCGTCACCGCAACCGACGTGGGCGGGTCAGTCCGCATCCCGGCGGCCGCCTGCGGCCTGGTCGGGCTCAAGCCGACGGCAGGCCTCATCGGGCGGGATCGGATTCTCGTGTCGCTCGAGCTCAACAACCACGGGCCCTTGACGTGGACCGTTGCAGACGCGGCGGCCCTGCTCAGCATCCTGACCGGTCCAGTCGCGGGCGATCCGGGGGCGCTGCCGCCGTGGCGACCGACCGGCGGTGGACTCCCCCGGCGGGTCATCGCTGTCGCCCGGTTGGCTCCGGGGCCGCCACTGCCGGCGACGGTCGAGCGCAGCTTCGCCGCCGCCTTGCGGGTCGTCGAAAGCGACCTCGGGCTCCCGGTCGAGCTGCTGGGATCCACGGCGATCTTCCCCTCCGGTTACGATCCGGGTGACTGGTTTCGACTTGTCGGGGTGGAGCAGGCGTGGGCGCTGGGACGCGGCGTGATCGAGCAGCGAGCAGCCGAGTTCGACCCGGTCTTTGCCGGGTACATGCGGCGGGCGCTCGAGATCGGGATCGAGGAGTACCTGGCCGCGCGCCAGGCTCGCCTTCGCCACACCCGTGAGCTTGACGATCTGCTCGACGAATCGACCGTGCTGCTGTCGCCCACGCTGACCGTCGAGGGCTGGTCGGTCGATGGACGCCTGCCCGGCGCCAGCCTTTCGGGCCTCCCCAGCGAGGTCTTTAATACCGAACCGGCCAACCTCACCGGCCATCCGGCCATCTCTCTACCGGCGGGGCGTCACCCGAATGGTGTTCCGTTTGGCCTCCAGGCGATCGGCCCGCGATTCGGGGAGGACCTGCTGCTGGCGTTCGCGGTCGCGTGGGAGGCGGCGCGCCCGTGGCCTCCGGTGGCCGACGGCTATTCCGCCTTCCCGCCCGGATGA
- the speB gene encoding agmatinase, with protein MPRYVPEDSLVSPRFTGPSTFARLPHVRSLEDVDVAIVGVPFDTGVTYRVGGRFGPNAVRDASVMLRPYNANLDVKPFEVLSCVDYGDVAIVPGYIERSYAAIEQAVAPIVEAGVIPLLVGGDHACTLPHLRATRSRGPVAVIDFDSHTDAWDSYFGEKYNHGTWMRRAIEEGLVDVAHSIEIGLRGSLYGAEDWTGLRDELGLEYLTTEAVLERGADAVAAAIRERVGDRPAFIIFDIDVVDPAFAPGTGTPEPGGISAHDALSIVRRLTGIDFIGFDVVEVIPAYDPAGQTAFLAANLAYEMLSLVALRRSSR; from the coding sequence GTGCCCCGTTACGTTCCCGAGGACTCCCTGGTGTCGCCGCGGTTCACCGGCCCGTCAACCTTCGCCCGGCTGCCTCACGTTCGCAGCCTCGAGGATGTCGACGTCGCGATCGTCGGCGTTCCGTTCGATACCGGGGTGACCTACCGGGTCGGGGGTCGCTTCGGCCCAAACGCGGTCCGCGACGCTTCGGTCATGCTCCGACCGTACAACGCCAACCTCGACGTGAAGCCGTTCGAGGTGCTCAGCTGCGTCGACTACGGCGACGTGGCGATCGTCCCCGGGTACATCGAGCGCAGCTATGCCGCAATCGAGCAGGCCGTCGCGCCGATCGTCGAGGCCGGGGTGATCCCGCTCCTCGTCGGCGGCGACCACGCCTGCACGCTCCCTCACTTGCGCGCCACACGGTCACGCGGGCCAGTTGCGGTGATCGACTTCGACTCGCACACCGACGCGTGGGACAGCTACTTCGGCGAGAAGTACAACCATGGCACCTGGATGCGACGCGCCATCGAGGAGGGGCTCGTTGACGTCGCGCACTCGATCGAGATCGGCCTGCGCGGCTCGCTCTACGGCGCCGAGGACTGGACCGGGCTGCGCGACGAGCTGGGTCTCGAGTATCTGACCACCGAGGCGGTCCTCGAGCGCGGGGCCGATGCGGTGGCGGCCGCCATCCGCGAGCGCGTCGGCGATCGGCCCGCCTTCATCATCTTCGACATCGACGTCGTCGACCCGGCCTTCGCTCCCGGCACCGGCACGCCCGAGCCGGGCGGCATCTCGGCGCACGATGCCCTCAGCATCGTCCGTCGCCTGACCGGGATCGACTTCATCGGATTCGACGTGGTCGAGGTGATCCCGGCCTACGACCCGGCCGGTCAGACGGCCTTCCTCGCCGCCAACCTTGCCTACGAGATGCTCTCGCTCGTCGCGCTGCGGCGGTCCTCCCGTTAG
- a CDS encoding Lrp/AsnC family transcriptional regulator, with translation MDRDHLTLDDLDDLDLSLLQALQANGRVPNARIARALGVSEPTVRKRIERLIRDRFLKVVAVINPVRTPYRVDVVIGVRVRPGSALEMGSALAEMDETVYVGYTAGRYDLIIEVLSRTDEDLFAFLSERLGRLDGIVSTETFHVLRTEKINYDWKLPREFVASEAAAEDRDVGGGSSG, from the coding sequence ATGGATCGCGATCACCTCACGCTCGACGATCTCGACGATCTTGACCTGAGCCTGCTCCAGGCGTTGCAGGCAAACGGCCGGGTTCCGAACGCGCGGATCGCCCGTGCGCTGGGGGTGAGCGAGCCGACGGTGCGCAAGCGGATCGAGCGGCTGATTCGCGATCGGTTTCTCAAGGTCGTGGCGGTGATCAACCCGGTCCGGACCCCGTACCGGGTCGACGTGGTGATCGGGGTCAGGGTGCGCCCCGGGTCGGCGCTGGAGATGGGGAGCGCGCTCGCCGAGATGGACGAGACCGTCTATGTCGGCTACACCGCCGGGCGGTATGACCTCATCATCGAGGTCCTGAGCCGGACGGACGAGGATCTCTTCGCGTTCCTCTCCGAACGGCTGGGCAGGCTCGACGGGATCGTCAGCACCGAGACCTTCCACGTGCTGCGCACGGAGAAGATCAACTACGACTGGAAGCTCCCGCGGGAGTTCGTCGCTTCCGAGGCCGCAGCGGAGGACCGAGACGTCGGAGGCGGGTCGTCGGGCTAA
- a CDS encoding agmatinase family protein: MTEAALDRPGADLITGERATVLQAGRLPSFLGAPWLACQTEAIRSHGASAVVLGVPFDQATVYRSGSSHGPRGLRLASEQYLPYLGEYDIDLFETFRLADCGDVPIVPADAARSRQLIAEYVGRILDAGAFPILVGGDHSIPIPAMDAVSARVNGKVGYLHFDAHLDCQPDVAGERFTNWSGVSRAVERENVDARNVALVGIRGALNPPEQYRFVREHGITTFTMREITRRGIEAVVTDALDRVTDGTEAFYITWDTDVIDASAMPGTDGPEPGGLTSAEALRAIEMVGGRKPIAMDVVELTPAYDPAGISTRLACYLIFNVLGGWATGGEPRRA, encoded by the coding sequence GTGACCGAGGCTGCTCTCGATCGGCCTGGAGCCGATCTCATCACCGGGGAGCGGGCGACCGTGCTGCAGGCCGGCCGCCTCCCCTCGTTCCTCGGGGCGCCCTGGCTGGCGTGCCAGACCGAGGCGATCCGCTCACACGGCGCGAGCGCGGTCGTGCTGGGCGTGCCATTCGACCAGGCCACCGTCTACCGATCGGGGTCGAGCCATGGTCCGCGAGGGCTGCGCCTGGCGTCGGAACAGTATCTTCCCTATCTCGGCGAGTACGACATCGACCTGTTCGAGACCTTCCGGCTGGCGGATTGCGGCGACGTCCCAATCGTGCCCGCCGACGCGGCACGGAGCCGGCAGCTGATCGCGGAGTACGTCGGTCGGATCCTCGACGCGGGAGCCTTTCCGATCCTGGTCGGTGGTGATCACTCGATACCCATTCCCGCCATGGATGCGGTGTCGGCTCGCGTCAACGGCAAGGTGGGCTACCTCCATTTCGACGCGCATCTCGACTGCCAGCCCGATGTCGCGGGGGAACGCTTCACCAACTGGTCCGGGGTTTCTCGAGCGGTGGAGCGCGAGAACGTTGACGCGCGCAACGTGGCGCTGGTCGGAATCCGCGGCGCGCTCAACCCGCCGGAGCAGTATCGGTTCGTGCGCGAGCACGGGATCACCACGTTCACCATGCGCGAGATCACGCGGCGCGGGATCGAGGCGGTCGTGACCGATGCGCTCGACCGCGTCACCGACGGGACCGAAGCCTTCTACATCACCTGGGACACCGACGTCATCGACGCCTCGGCGATGCCCGGGACCGACGGTCCCGAACCGGGTGGCCTCACCAGCGCCGAGGCGCTGCGGGCCATCGAGATGGTCGGCGGCCGGAAGCCGATCGCAATGGATGTCGTCGAGCTCACCCCGGCATACGACCCGGCAGGCATCAGTACCCGGCTGGCCTGCTACCTGATCTTCAACGTCCTCGGCGGATGGGCGACCGGAGGCGAGCCGAGGCGAGCCTGA